One genomic region from Effusibacillus lacus encodes:
- a CDS encoding acyl-CoA dehydrogenase family protein has product MQFSEELRQIAQTVQEFVDNEVEPLANQIEEEDHVPEHLLDKAKQLGLYGMGIPEEYGGLGLGVVGKCLVLEKMGRTHNGFVSIISAHTGIGSTGIVRLGSEHLKQKYLPDLAAGKLLAAFALSEPEAGSDATNIKTRAEKKGDRWVINGMKHFITNGPYADLFTVIAVTDPSKGVKGGFTALAVEKNFPGFKVGAVDKKMGLRGSHTAQLFFEDCEVPEENVLGEVGMGYASALKILTEGRCTLAARAYGSCQKLIELCTDYMKQRVQFGKPIAENQGLQWMLADMATETEVGRAFNYQVAQRLENGEKAIKEAAMTKLFSTETFNKVADRALQIFGGVGYMKEYEVERFYRDARITKIYEGTNEIQRNIVAAQLLGK; this is encoded by the coding sequence ATGCAGTTTTCCGAAGAACTGCGGCAAATTGCCCAAACGGTGCAAGAATTTGTCGACAATGAAGTGGAACCGCTCGCCAACCAGATTGAAGAAGAGGATCATGTTCCGGAACATCTGCTGGACAAAGCGAAGCAGCTGGGGCTTTACGGCATGGGAATTCCCGAGGAATACGGAGGACTGGGTCTCGGGGTGGTTGGCAAATGCCTGGTACTGGAAAAAATGGGCCGGACCCACAACGGATTTGTGTCCATTATCAGCGCCCACACGGGAATCGGCAGCACCGGCATCGTCCGTCTTGGCAGCGAACATCTGAAGCAGAAGTACCTGCCGGATTTGGCCGCGGGCAAGTTGTTGGCCGCTTTTGCCCTGTCGGAGCCGGAAGCCGGGTCAGACGCAACAAACATCAAAACCCGTGCGGAGAAAAAGGGAGACCGTTGGGTGATCAACGGAATGAAACATTTTATCACAAACGGTCCCTACGCGGATCTGTTTACCGTGATCGCAGTCACCGACCCATCCAAAGGAGTCAAGGGCGGGTTTACCGCATTGGCGGTCGAGAAGAATTTCCCCGGTTTCAAAGTGGGGGCGGTGGACAAGAAAATGGGACTTCGCGGTTCCCATACCGCTCAATTGTTCTTCGAGGATTGTGAAGTGCCGGAAGAAAACGTTCTCGGAGAAGTCGGCATGGGGTATGCCTCGGCTCTCAAGATTTTGACGGAAGGCCGCTGCACACTCGCTGCCCGGGCATACGGTTCCTGTCAGAAACTGATTGAACTTTGCACGGATTATATGAAGCAAAGGGTGCAATTCGGCAAACCGATTGCCGAGAACCAGGGGCTGCAGTGGATGCTGGCCGATATGGCAACCGAGACCGAGGTAGGCCGGGCGTTCAATTATCAGGTGGCCCAAAGGTTGGAAAACGGCGAAAAAGCAATCAAGGAAGCGGCCATGACGAAGCTGTTCTCAACCGAAACATTCAATAAGGTGGCCGACAGGGCGCTGCAGATCTTTGGGGGAGTCGGGTATATGAAGGAATATGAGGTTGAACGGTTCTATCGTGACGCCCGTATCACCAAAATTTACGAGGGCACCAATGAGATCCAACGCAACATTGTGGCGGCACAGCTGCTGGGAAAAT
- a CDS encoding long-chain-fatty-acid--CoA ligase, with product MIEIPVHPVFQLLTNTAAKYPEQTAVRYNDEAYTYRQLKENVDSLAAALANLGLQKGDRAAVMFPNCPQYMIAYYAVLQAGGIVVQVNPHYTEHELKHILQDSGAKWVLTSDEQTGKLLAVRSQTAIERIILFGPCPDSPDHTLLHAEKLIASCPPCPPQPEIDAKEDVAVLQYTGGTTGRSKGVMLTHYNLVANAYQSYWASSQVLQIPGEVTLGISPLYHVYGMTSCMNVSVLIGGTVILLSGFDRDEVIEIIAKYRPTLFPGVPTMYIALLNHPKSGETDLTCLKVCNCGSAPMPVEVIHQFEAKTGARIVEGYGLSEASPVTHRNPVQGIRKAGSIGIPLVHTEARIVDLETGGRTLSTGEAGELVVKGPQVMKGYWNNPEETRAALREGWLYTGDIAMMDEDGYYYIVGRKKELIITGGLNVYPKEVEEVLYQHPAVQEAAVVGIPDSYRGEAVKAYVVPKQGQSVTEEELIDFCRSQLSPYKAPRSVELRSSLPKTTVGKILKRTLVEEERMNMKDSSNAQ from the coding sequence ATGATCGAGATTCCGGTTCACCCGGTTTTTCAGTTGTTAACCAATACAGCCGCCAAATACCCGGAACAGACGGCAGTCCGATACAATGACGAAGCGTATACGTACCGGCAGCTGAAAGAGAATGTCGATTCCCTGGCGGCCGCCCTGGCCAACCTCGGGCTGCAGAAAGGGGACCGTGCCGCGGTGATGTTCCCCAACTGCCCGCAATACATGATTGCCTATTATGCCGTGCTGCAGGCGGGGGGAATTGTGGTTCAGGTCAATCCCCACTATACGGAACACGAGTTGAAACATATTCTTCAGGACTCGGGCGCCAAATGGGTTTTGACATCAGATGAACAGACCGGCAAGCTGCTTGCTGTCCGGTCGCAAACGGCAATTGAGAGAATCATTCTGTTCGGCCCCTGCCCGGATTCTCCGGATCATACGCTTTTGCACGCCGAGAAACTGATCGCTTCCTGTCCGCCATGTCCCCCGCAACCGGAAATAGATGCTAAGGAAGATGTGGCGGTTCTTCAGTACACGGGTGGAACGACTGGTCGGTCAAAAGGAGTCATGCTGACCCACTACAACCTGGTCGCCAATGCCTATCAGAGCTATTGGGCCAGCTCTCAGGTATTACAAATTCCCGGGGAAGTGACTTTGGGGATTTCCCCGTTGTATCACGTATACGGCATGACCAGTTGCATGAACGTATCGGTGTTGATTGGCGGGACGGTCATCCTGCTGTCCGGATTTGACAGGGATGAAGTGATCGAAATCATTGCCAAATACCGGCCGACTTTGTTTCCCGGCGTTCCCACGATGTACATTGCGCTGCTGAACCATCCGAAGAGTGGGGAAACGGACTTGACATGTCTTAAGGTATGCAATTGCGGCTCGGCTCCGATGCCGGTCGAAGTGATTCATCAGTTTGAGGCAAAAACAGGAGCCCGGATCGTGGAAGGGTACGGGTTGTCCGAAGCGTCGCCGGTCACTCATCGCAATCCGGTTCAGGGGATACGAAAAGCAGGCAGCATCGGGATCCCCCTGGTTCATACCGAGGCACGGATTGTTGACCTGGAAACCGGAGGCCGGACTTTGTCAACCGGGGAAGCAGGGGAACTGGTTGTCAAAGGACCGCAAGTGATGAAAGGGTATTGGAACAATCCTGAGGAAACACGAGCCGCATTGCGGGAAGGATGGTTATATACCGGTGACATTGCCATGATGGATGAGGACGGATACTACTACATCGTCGGCCGCAAGAAAGAGTTGATTATTACCGGCGGGTTGAATGTTTATCCGAAGGAAGTGGAAGAAGTGTTGTACCAGCACCCGGCTGTGCAAGAGGCAGCGGTGGTGGGGATTCCGGATTCGTATAGAGGGGAAGCGGTCAAAGCCTATGTGGTTCCAAAACAGGGGCAATCCGTTACGGAAGAGGAACTGATTGATTTTTGCCGGAGCCAATTGTCTCCCTACAAAGCACCCCGCAGCGTTGAACTGAGAAGTTCGCTTCCCAAAACCACAGTCGGAAAAATTCTGAAGCGCACTTTGGTGGAAGAAGAGCGAATGAATATGAAAGATTCGTCCAACGCCCAATAA
- a CDS encoding acyl-CoA dehydrogenase family protein: protein MDFTLPEEIESFRLIVREFIENEVEPVAHLIEEQNEIPPGIVQKAKDMGLFGLSIPEEYGGLGLNMVGKCAIFEELGKTHNGFTTFIGTHNGIGTVGIVELGNEEQKQRYLPNMATGKWMGAFALTEPSAGSNAANLKTTAVRKGDRYILNGSKHYITNAQDAHVFTVMAVTDPSKGPKGITSFIVEKDFPGFVIGKTEKKMGLRGSHSNELFFEDLEVPVENRLGAEGEGYVNALKILANGRAGLAARNLGSCQYLLDKSVQYALEREQFGKPIIEQQAVLHMLADMAMEIEVLRSMTYRVAWMTDQNLNVIKEAAMVKLYGSEAYNRIADKAVQVHGGIGYIAEYPIERFYRDARITRIYEGTSEIQRNIIGAQLIKEYRKKHRPAGV, encoded by the coding sequence GAATGAAATACCGCCAGGGATTGTGCAGAAGGCAAAAGATATGGGGTTGTTTGGTCTGAGCATCCCGGAGGAGTACGGCGGGCTAGGTCTGAACATGGTGGGAAAGTGCGCCATTTTTGAAGAATTGGGGAAAACCCACAACGGTTTCACAACCTTTATCGGAACCCATAACGGAATCGGCACTGTCGGCATTGTGGAATTGGGCAACGAAGAACAGAAGCAGCGCTACCTTCCCAACATGGCAACCGGCAAATGGATGGGAGCCTTTGCCCTGACGGAACCAAGCGCAGGCTCGAATGCAGCCAACCTCAAAACCACAGCGGTCCGCAAGGGAGACCGGTATATATTGAACGGATCGAAGCACTACATTACCAATGCACAAGACGCCCATGTATTCACGGTCATGGCGGTGACTGACCCGAGCAAAGGTCCGAAAGGCATTACCTCCTTTATCGTGGAGAAAGATTTTCCCGGGTTTGTGATCGGAAAAACGGAGAAAAAGATGGGGCTCCGAGGCTCCCACTCCAATGAACTGTTCTTCGAGGATCTGGAAGTTCCCGTGGAAAACCGCTTGGGAGCCGAAGGCGAGGGATACGTCAACGCTTTGAAGATTCTTGCCAACGGGCGTGCAGGACTGGCAGCACGAAACCTGGGTTCCTGCCAGTATCTGCTTGACAAATCGGTTCAATACGCGCTGGAACGGGAACAATTCGGCAAGCCGATTATTGAACAACAGGCTGTGCTTCACATGTTGGCCGACATGGCGATGGAGATCGAAGTTCTTCGTTCGATGACCTACCGGGTAGCCTGGATGACGGACCAGAATCTGAACGTAATCAAAGAAGCCGCCATGGTGAAACTGTACGGTTCTGAAGCATACAACCGGATAGCGGACAAAGCGGTGCAGGTGCACGGCGGAATCGGGTACATTGCGGAATACCCGATTGAACGGTTTTATCGCGATGCAAGAATCACCAGGATCTATGAAGGAACGTCGGAGATCCAGCGCAATATTATCGGGGCGCAACTGATCAAGGAGTACAGGAAAAAACATCGGCCGGCGGGGGTGTAG